In Lolium rigidum isolate FL_2022 chromosome 7, APGP_CSIRO_Lrig_0.1, whole genome shotgun sequence, the DNA window ccccttattaaggttaataccATCACTTcatttgaaagtatctcagtagggattgtttccatcatggtttatcttgtttacaaagataaatgattgatcactacacatatggtttaattataaaacttagcattaggtggttcttatgttttataattgaaacattggatttaattaatgaaccattagggttctaattatatttacctaatgatacatggtttgaatcttaattgtggtttaggttttatttgtgatcacccaagtgatactcaactagggttgagatttaattctaggttatagagttgagatgacaccatattgcatttgctaggttttcatctcccctaaccaaggtattaTGGTTAGTggtttaattgtttctgttctcccttTAATtaataaggacttgagaattggtttttatcttataccaatggatttctattatattcttaatctattgtttaaagtaactaaagtagctataattctttttatagttaacttttgttataatgatgaatggtttctcaccatatatattataggctttaactctaagcttttcttatgggcttatatcttctacttcaagttcttagggtttatgatcactacacaatttatatttatcaaggtttggcttcctaagttatctcacaTTAAATGAGGTTCTCACTTCTAAAATCAAGTGTTATCTTGGTCAATTAAGGTATAACAATTCTATTTAACTTTCTAGGATGGAcatactatggttgtctcaataactTATATGCCAGGATAATGCCTGAGATCTTAAGTTAGGGTTCTACTTGATCAAGGATGATATAATCatatggtatatggatagttctcttcctCACATTCAaatgttgcctcaactacttaagtgtaacaccatagcttgggctctcttataaaggaatggtttattctagggtttatggtgtattcaaaatatctcaataggtatcaagTCTATAACTCCACTTGGGTATCTTGGtttaattaatctcctccttaccttATCAATTCATAGCTATGGTATTATCCCATGTGgtattaggttgtctcaccactccaagatgaaatggctaatctcctaatactttagttcaaaggttgtcctttattcttaaataggtaaatcttggattagtatgaatggtctcactcatttgggaaggactttaatactaacctaaggttaggctctatagagattgatgtgatcatcaatgtctatgttatatataaagggtttatctctctaggaattgtcttggataatatcctagggtttctcttagagatgattatttgaatacttggatgtatatccaaggtttagctcaaggtttattattgcttctctaataattatagtagaactctcacctctctaggtttggtgcTTAATAatgtggaatagagaagaatacatatttctagagttgatctccatgtcatgtttccaagattgaaatataatgaataccatgaggttcatggtaggttcAAGAATtagcttaagacatggaaaagataggtcaagaatggtttctccattttgttcatacttggtttgtaattgaacagatgttcttatgttatggcaaggaataccatgttgtgatatttaataagatcaagtagttgatccttgattcatatgttcttgtgttggttttaattccatttgatctaaccccttagatcaaatcatctctacccaaaacaggttttaacaaagatcacaccgaggtttatagcacttgacttgatgagctacttcaattccaccaaggtcaagtgaaacttcgattcattgtgacggtttttctttaaagcgcgaaaattccccagattttctatgcatgaatgcaatgcacacatctgtttcctctatttttgtaaccccattacctgggatattacatttcctttggtgacctgatctgcacgtccaggctgctcttggtcttgtccttgaagagaggatccgagctcttaagctactccattaaggagttctttcattaaaaccctcttcgtgctccattgaccctctgatcgtgacagttattcctcttgagtcgatggccatgcatcggcttccatatccttaagtcgatgtctgctgcatcggctgtgctcgaaaattttcgaattttcagaaattttttttttaacggccgactagtgcatcggcccccatattccaatacccatcaccaaaggatgagacgcttccattgcatatcctcgtgttccatccacctgggtgcccccccgagccgattctgtcaagagaattgatggtatcggctccgttggataacatgttgaacccaggcagaatggtgggtgaggataattttggccgattgctggaatcggcctccacgttgcttgttcggtgaaggttttgtaagttcccttcataaattttttggggccgatcacaaggatcagcctcgccatgtttgctccttgacgtgctcttgctactcgttcaggccggtagacagaaccagcccaatctctgactttatcatgttggtgcgcttgctgtcgcccaccttgagtgcatcgtgaaatcgtggagcactaagctttgtcggaagaacgagcaccatgtttgtgccagccgatgcttcatcatcggctttcctttgcttggggcgccactccatttttcgtggacgaccctcttcatccggggttcgctgaacctttgcagccggatcgaggccttgccttcctcaatgtatgcaagtataacctctcagcTTCTTCCAGGccacgcaatcgttgaaccctgcgtttctgggaacggctgagtccatcagggcaccaccttggccggtgatacatgtcttcttcttcctccccctcgtcttctgaatcttcgaggtctttcaaccgaggggactcagctcgtttgctctgtggcgggagaggtcctaagcgctcgaacacggacacgttggctgcctccttcttcttccggttgcattctggcaattgccgattgttggcaatcggctcattcctgaatcccagcgagtgctcgaaaaagggacaatcccggtgctgtcctcgtcgtcttgctcccttgcctttcccttggcacaacgctcgtgctcctcctcatcgcgattatgccgacgatgtcttccggcttctctagccggacgatctctttcatcatcatcgctggaccgtcggcgttggtcgtaccgactcacatacttgttgaggaggtgatcggagagaggtcgccgatatcttatgttcttcacttctccctccgttacgtagcgcttgccgtcttggcggagccgatcgcgtggagcggcttcctctgtttctttgctatgagagcagctgccctcatctccatccttgccagcgtggtgtccaagatctaccatgttgatattgcacaggaaacccggctggcaccctccatggcaagcatactccaccatgttcacggcgggaaaggggtgtgtgtcgaccttcatggcgtattggttgaaaatcaaccgtccgttttctatcgccatttggatctgctgccgccacaccctgcaggtcgttggtggtgtgggagaacgtgttatgccatttgcggtatggccttccgttcagctcttgcaccgtggggaacttgtggccttcgggtacctttatatgcttctccgcgagtaagaggtcaaaaatctgctccgtcttagtcacgtcgaagtcgaacccttttggagggccttgtggcttcacccatttgcaggtcacggggcccgtcgctcgagtccattcagccactgctacctcctgatctcccatggcaccttcatcttcgtccgcctcaaccacggtcaccacccgcttgaatttgtctcggtaaacatccgggtggcgctcgttcatatgcttgtcgacttcgcaccatgtgcgctaacgaagggtagtctgcttgggaggccacgtccttgatcgatgatgagagacccaccaccgccaactcgactgcttcttcttcacttatacgagccgagaagcatcggttcctaatggtcctgaagcgctggacgtattctgccactgtctccccgcgcttctgtcgtacttgcgctagatcggcaaaaccaacatcggaagcctctgagtgatactgctcatggaactgctcttccaactacttccaagtttggatggagttcggtggtagcgatgtgtaccacccgaaagccgatcctgtgagggactgtgagaagaacctcacgcgcaactcatctgacgctgagatcgtgcccagctgtgccaaatatcggctcacatgctcgatggagctggacccatctgatccactaaactttgtgaagtccgggagccgatatttgggtggtagcgggatcagttcgtagctgttggggtacggcttggtgtagccgaacgccttccttttcggcatcatgccgaactgatctttcagaattgcacaaatctgatccgtcgtgatggctgaaggtgtcgaaccccgaagattcgccggggtggcatacttaaccagccatgcttgcttttccggttctaagccaagctgcgggagctgggctttggaggtttgtcggggtggcgtacttagccggccacgattgcttctcgggatcggctcccgacgtccctcctgccggttccggaggcccccgatattgccgccgggttcgagagtgcccgaggcgttgccgtccggtacgtatgcgcacgcgtatccgtgcgggatctccttaggtggctcaggtaggaattggtagtcactaggatcaccaccaaccttgtagacgacgtatgccgatgagttcggcagttccggtgctgcccatgcgaacggctggggctggagcggcatctctcctttgaaagtccccagagctggtcccgatggagaataccggtggctcatgatttcctggacgacgcgcagagcgacacgctccaaagtgttcaccgagctctcggagtggcggtgcagcgaatgagccaccatgtacttgatctcctgccgcagcgacccggtgcgttcttccgacggggcggacaagtccactccatcgagtgcgccttcgggtgtgaaacacttccaccgacgccatgggagcgggttcggtggaaggagccgatgagttcggcttcgagggttgccttgatctcgtcatgcttcttcttgagctcatcaggcagatcctcgtacgtgaccggagtgtcttccgccatctcggatgtagatggcgatgtcgtggatgtcgtcaaccgtcccaccgggcgtgccgagaatgtgttgacgtcagaaaccccctggcgggcagagacggtcaacacggtagagccgggaacaactagggctgcagctggccccagtccctcagagcgacggcccgcaaagcctcccggtcgcacgcgccgatgtttatcacaagggcgtgccacctgacctatacactggtcgggaaggtgtggatgatgcctcgcttagtttcctgcgaggcacacacgtaaacattaaatacgagcctcgatcggctctcgggttatctcgtgaatcggctcaaagagccgatccacccatgattcggacgaggtgtccgaatatatggtggtcctgcttgatcatggtaaagctaatgagatctacgacgatttagggttttcaccgcataatcggatcatcctactcgagattgggcctcgcgctcgcgcacggtgaccataagccgatcctagacagggcctaaaaaccaacacgaggttgatccccggaacatccgttctaggactagcaaacgccaccctacacgccgctggatcctccgaccccttgtaaggcctaactattgcggatgttaaactaatccttgatgaacaaggagcaaccgtaacggatcagatctactaaactatgatcaagcgggtgccgcccctacacctaagataggtgtaagggcggctagacatgcaagggttgcactacgaaagcatgtaatatgaagaacaatgctaaccctaacatgtctaagataactacgttgctcgccatcaaaaaggcttcggtacgagcaacgcatgaacaacgtaggcaggcttgtgctgcctagatcgcaagatgcgatctaggcagcatgatgcttaccggtagaaaccctcgagacgaaggggttggcgatgcgccgagatttgtttgtggttgaatgttggttgttgtttattccataaaccctagatacatatttatagtccagcggactttctaacgtgggcgtgcaccaaatcgtgcacgagtaagattctaacttctaaactaagatgcgatctaatatgttacagatacatggacaattaagcccaacttggtaaaaggccgattcacgtatttcttctatatatatatatattcttcacgtccatcttgatcgcggcccacctctgactcggtcaaattctggtgataacagcgggtcggcgcgctcttcgtccgtcattgtcatccgcgcctcctcgatggcgacgtcgagggcgtggccccgaggcggcggcgggattggtacgccgccagcacttagccgccacccgccgccgggaggcctcgtgtccagcGGGCAGggataccccgcctggtggaggaggtgcccctcccacgcgtgagcgaccggcgggggaagccgttgttggctgcgccgtcgtcgtcggagaacgccatcgggagagtggagggagagtggagggagatggGAGCAGGggtacgcgtcgcggcgagcggagcggcctATATAGGCGGCGCGGGGGATTAATGCcgtgtggaatgcgacgcgtccgcggcgagctgaccggtggCAGCCTTTACTacacgcggaagacgatgcgcgtgtcgctgaccggtcgggggccacctccgcggcgaagacgaaacgaaagcgcgggagagatttctcgccgtttcgcgcgctttcgcttcgtccagagtccccgagcgtgggctCGCcgaatggatgaaagcccaaatccaatgaaaaacgaggaatcgggggcacggctgggccatttttcaccgtccggatgaaaaaatggcACGCCGGAGACCTGTTCGgggaaacgagtggagatgctcttaggcatgTGACCACCGAGCAGAACGTATCGATGGGTAGCTAGCTTGTTCTTCTCCTCATCTACTCATTTTGGGAGCCCAGGAACGAATGCCCGGCTGCAACGCCGCCACGCACTGTAGTTTCGGCGTCGATGAGGAGTTGAGGACGGGTCCTAGCCCACCCTAGGCTAGCAGTGCACATGGCAGTGCAAGGCGGGCAgggcaccctctccctctccttatCCTGGCATTCAGGGCATGCTCGAGCTCGGGTACGACCACGGATGATTGAATTCCGAGTTCATCGGCTGGCCTGACTGCGACACACACAGGCGCAGAATGTACAGAGCGGAGTCCGGCGTCAATCGCGGATCACCCGGCCTCTGGTCCCGTGCCGTACGCCGGAACAGGGAATTTAAGCAGGTCTGCCGAGCGTTTTTTGCTTGCAGACCACGAAACTTGTGCAAGTTTTGCTTCTAGTCTCCGCCATCTGGGAGCATGGAGAAAACTCGAATGTATGTACCCCGGCGAACAAGCAAATACTCCGAGAATAAATCACGGAATGATGGAGCGATAATCAACCGGCAGCACAACGTACCCGAGAGTCCGGATCACAAGTAAACTGGCATTACTGGAGACATTGAAAAAGCCCCCTGAATCCCTGATCGCCAAGTTTCCCTGGTGAAATTTACAGAAGTTGCAATAATGTTGCTCATGAGCTATGTCAGTAGAGAGTTGAGTGGTGGTGTCTGGTGTGTAACTGAGTGCGGCCCCGTGCTGCGCGTCGAGACGGGCTTGGAAAGATTGTAACTGAATCACAGAAACTTTGTTTCTAGTTTCTGTTCTTTCTTTGTTTCTTCTTTCTGAATCTAAAAAGGATTTGTAGCTTCCACACGATTCAATATGGAATTGCAATCATCAAACTCCCTTGCGCTTTGGAAGCGAGAGCATTGTCAAAAACTAACGAGATAAGTAAAGGAAATCCAGAGAAAGAGCAGCGAATGAAAGCATGCAATCTTCAGAGTTTCAGACACCAACAAACCGCCTGTGTAGCGGTAAAAAATGGTTACATATTAATTTACTGCTCAATTGGGCAGCAGTGATATGTACATACACCGTAAGCAGCTAGCAGTCTTGTCCCGCCCGCGGCACCAGCACGGCCGGCACGAACGGCGCCGCGAAGCACGGCTCCACGCCCGTCCACGGCGGCGGGGCGTCGGAAACCCTGGGCGGCCCCGACAGCACCGCCACGCAGATCCCGGCGAGCCGCCACATGGCGTTGCTGAGCCACCGGAGCTTGATCCGGCCCCGGAGGCCGCGGGCGCAACCCGCCCGCCGTACGCCGGCGTCGCCGTTTCCGAGCCGAACGACGTGGACCTTGCGGCGCGGCAGGCGGAAATGCGCGGCGGCCCGGCGCGGCAGGCGGAAATGCGCGGCGGCCCGGCGCGGCACGACGCTGCACGGCGGCGCCTCCCCCATTCTTCCTCTCGGTTTGCCTTCGCTTTCTTGGTTGGTGCAGGCAGTGCTCAGCTGGATTGTTGCCTTGTGGTTTTTGTTTTTCTCAGCCGCTCTCGAGTTCGCGCGTGGTTTATAAAGAGGTGTGGAGGTCCAGGGATGCGGTGTATGTTTGGTGATTTGCTCTGCATGTGCAGAGTTTTTAATGAAGCGAAATGGGAATAGAGAAAGAAGACATGCAATTCAATTATTCTCATCTAGAAATGCTTGCTCTACTGGTTGGCAAATGCTGCACTTTTGAAATTATAAATAGTACTAGTAGTATttcaaatgaaaagaaaagaaatcacaGTATGAACATTTCTGTAGGAATCTGTGTATGAGTGTATCTTTTGGTGATTGATAGTCAATTTTTAGTAGAGTCAAGGCTGTTCATTTAGTAAGCACTACCTCCGTTTTAAGATATAAGCTTTGGTTAGCTCTCTAAAAAAGCTTATATTCCGGAACGGAGGTAATATCTTTCAAAGAACCACGGAGAATTGCACTCGGTTTACTTTTGCCAGAAAAAATACTTCACATACCACTGTCCGATAGAAAAATCTACCGGTGCATGTAATGTGTCGATGTTCAGAGAGCTCATAACTGTTGCTAGAGGTGAACCATATTCTCTGAATTATGCAACCTTATACTGTCTCTGCCAACAATTTACCCTGCATTTTGGGTTTGGTTAAAGTCAAACATCATAAAGTTTGACCAATCATATCGATAGAAATATCAACTTCTATAACACTAAATATTTTATAATACAAGAAAGGTTATAATAATTCAAATAATATTTATTTtacattgtagatgttgatattgtcTCTCATATAGTTAGTCCAATTTTTTTTACTTTGACTAAGCCCACAATGCAGGGTAATTCAAGAGTATATCAAGTGGTAATCGTTCTGTTTGGTCACTTATTGTTTGAACATTAATGGCAGTTAGGACTTGCATGAGAATGGCATGGAGTGTGAGCTAGCCAAACGTATGTAATCAGCTAAGAAGTCACATTTATACAAATTAAGTACACGTGTAGCATACAGTGCAGGTCAAGTTCGAAGATAGAACATTAACGCATACTCTAACCATAATGTACTCCAAAGTAAAGACTGATTTGACAAAAAAGTATTGCCGTCGACACTCTCTTTTCGGTTCATGCTCAgatgcttcatgcttgtctgTACACCATGCTCTTGACACACGTACAGGCAGTTAGTAGTGGTTCAAACACGTTTGTCAGGACAGACCATGCTCACGGTTGGTGAAACAAAAAGGgagaagaaaataaaatgaaaagcTGCTCAAATGGAAAAGGTAAGGAATTCCAGAAGACGACCATGTGCATTCACCCTTCTTTTTGTACGACCACAACTTATTCCATTTTTTTGGTACGAATATGTTCCCTTTTGTAGAATGTATCAGAGTTCACCCGTTTATTTCTGTGCAGAAAACAAAGCTCTGCTGTTGTACATAGTAGCAATGTTGcttcaaaagaaaaggaaagaataatttttttggaaaaacAACCGTCCATAATTGAGCAGACAATGGTGTCATTCACATTTTAGAAAGAAATGTTTCTTCATCTGTATTTTCTATAAACATTCAGCACACATTGTGTATAACAGTATACGGCTTGAGCTCATCAGCTGCGTAGACCGGAATTAAGAGGGACAGCAGATGATTGGACTAGAGTAGGGTTGGtgcaacacacacaaaaaaaaaaagaaaatctaACTAGTAGGAGCACTATCCACCACTGCCATGTTTAATCGATTTATTTCTTTATACTTG includes these proteins:
- the LOC124671950 gene encoding uncharacterized protein LOC124671950 — protein: MGEAPPCSVVPRRAAAHFRLPRRAAAHFRLPRRKVHVVRLGNGDAGVRRAGCARGLRGRIKLRWLSNAMWRLAGICVAVLSGPPRVSDAPPPWTGVEPCFAAPFVPAVLVPRAGQDC